In Arachis hypogaea cultivar Tifrunner chromosome 17, arahy.Tifrunner.gnm2.J5K5, whole genome shotgun sequence, a single window of DNA contains:
- the LOC112766070 gene encoding GDP-L-galactose phosphorylase 1 — protein MLRIKRVPTVVSNYQKEEGGEATRPVGGCGRNCLKSCCIQEAKLPLYAFKRLEKAKGKDLALQECGEPPVSFLDSLILGEWEERMQRGLFRYDVTACETKVIPGEYGFIAQLNEGRHLKKRPTEFRVDKVLQPFDQNKFNFTKVGQEELLFQFESSDDGEVQFFPNAPIDVDNSPSLVAINVSPIEYGHVLLIPRIFECLPQRIDHESFLLALHMAAEAGNPYFRLGYNSLGAFATINHLHFQAYYLAAPFPIEKAPTKKIAKSNAGVKISELLKYPVRGLVFEGGDTLEDLANIVSDACICLQNNNIPYNVLIADSGKQVFLLPQCYAEKQALGEVDAELLDTQVNPAVWEISGHMVLKRKKDYEEASEANAWRLLAEVSLSEARFEEVNALIFEAIASFELEVKAETSEEEVNAAKSKARPAKAMVAGTQECLVLQ, from the exons atgtTGAGAATTAAGAGGGTTCCTACTGTTGTTTCTAATTATCAAAAAGAGGAGGGTGGAGAGGCTACTCGCCCTGTTGGAGGATGCGGTCGTAACTGCCTCAAAAGCTGCTGCATTCAAG AGGCAAAGCTTCCTTTGTATGCCTTCAAAAGGCTTGAGAAAGCTAAAGGGAAGGACTTGGCACTCCAAGAATGTGGGGAGCCACCTGTGTCCTTCTTGGATTCACTAATTCTTGGGGAG TGGGAAGAACGTATGCAAAGAGGGCTTTTCCGGTATGATGTTACTGCCTGCGAAACCAAG GTGATTCCGGGCGAGTACGGCTTCATTGCACAGCTGAACGAGGGACGCCACCTCAAGAAGAGGCCGACTGAGTTCCGTGTCGACAAGGTCCTGCAGCCTTTTGATCAGAACAAGTTCAACTTCACTAAAGTTGGCCAGGAAGAGCTCCTCTTCCAATTCGAGTCCAGCGACGATGGGGAAGTCCAGTTCTTTCCAAATGCTCCAATTGATGTTGACAATTCTCCTAGCCTTGTTGCTATCAAT GTGAGTCCTATTGAGTATGGGCATGTGCTACTGATTCCCCGGATTTTCGAGTGCTTGCCGCAAAGGATTGATCACGAGAGCTTCTTGCTTGCACTTCACATGGCAGCAGAAGCTGGAAATCCATATTTCCGTCTGGGTTACAACAGCTTGGGCGCTTTCGCCACTATTAACCATCTTCATTTCCAG GCTTATTACTTGGCTGCACCCTTTCCAATTGAGAAGGCTCCAACCAAGAAAATTGCCAAATCGAACGCTGGCGTGAAGATCTCTGAACTCCTGAAGTATCCTGTTAGAGGTCTCGTCTTTGAGGGTGGTGATACACTGGAAGATTTGGCAAACATTGTTTCGGATGCTTGCATTTGCCTTCAGAACAACAACATACCTTACAATGTTCTTATTGCTGATTCTGGAAAACAAGTCTTTCTGTTGCCACAG TGTTATGCAGAGAAACAAGCTCTTGGAGAAGTGGATGCTGAGCTTCTTGACACTCAAGTGAACCCTGCCGTGTGGGAGATTAGCGGCCACATGGTTCTGAAGAGGAAGAAGGATTACGAAGAGGCATCCGAAGCCAATGCTTGGAGGCTTCTCGCAGAGGTCTCGCTTTCTGAGGCGAGGTTTGAAGAGGTCAATGCTCTTATCTTTGAAGCCATTGCCTCTTTTGAGTTGGAAGTCAAGGCTGAAACCTCCGAGGAGGAAGTCAATGCAGCGAAATCAAAGGCTCGTCCTGCCAAGGCCATGGTAGCTGGTACACAAGAATGCCTTGTTCTTCAGTAA